Proteins from a genomic interval of Maniola jurtina chromosome 8, ilManJurt1.1, whole genome shotgun sequence:
- the LOC123867382 gene encoding proline-rich protein 4-like, whose translation MKLMLVAASLVAVLALAHAEEAKAAEKEVAASDNTAAADEKKHEKRGLIGLGYGGHGGFGGGLGGGLGGGFGGGHGGGFGGGYGGSYGGGYGGGYGGGYGGHEETHKTITVVKNVPVPYPVEKHIPYPVEKRIPVPVKVAVPQPYPVVKHVPYHVKEIVKVPVHVPAPYPVEKKVPYPVHVPVDRPVPVKVYVPQPYPVEKKVHVPVKVHVPAPYPVEKKVPYPVKVPVHVPAPYPVYKEVPYPVKVPVDRPYPVHVPKPVPYPVEKPVPYPVEKPVPYPVKVHVDRPVPVHVEKPVPYPVKVPYPAPYPVEKHIPYPVEKHVPYPVKVPVDRPYPVHIERHVPVHVEKPVPYPVKVPVPVVVGHGHEYGHHGSY comes from the exons ATGAAGCTCATG ctCGTGGCCGCCAGTCTGGTGGCTGTTCTGGCTCTCGCTCACGCGGAAGAGGCCAAGGCAGCAGAAAAGGAAGTGGCAGCATCCGATAATACTGCGGCGGCCGACGAAAAGAAACACGAAAAACGTGGACTGATTGGTCTCGGTTACGGCGGACACGGTGGATTCGGCGGTGGCCTCGGAGGTGGTCTAGGAGGCGGTTTCGGTGGTGGTCACGGTGGTGGGTTCGGCGGTGGCTACGGAGGTAGCTACGGCGGTGGCTACGGAGGTGGTTACGGCGGTGGCTATGGAGGACACGAGGAAACGCACAAAACTATCACCGTGGTCAAGAATGTCCCAGTTCCCTACCCAGTAGAAAAACACATTCCCTACCCAGTTGAAAAGCGCATTCCCGTTCCCGTTAAGGTAGCAGTTCCCCAACCCTACCCAGTGGTGAAGCACGTCCCGTACCACGTCAAGGAGATCGTCAAAGTACCAGTCCACGTACCTGCTCCCTACCCCGTCGAAAAGAAGGTCCCCTACCCCGTACATGTCCCAGTCGACAGGCCCGTACCTGTCAAGGTATACGTGCCACAACCTTACCCCGTAGAGAAGAAAGTACATGTACCCGTCAAGGTTCACGTGCCCGCTCCTTACCCAGTCGAGAAGAAGGTGCCCTACCCAGTGAAGGTTCCCGTACATGTACCCGCTCCCTACCCTGTGTACAAAGAAGTTCCCTACCCAGTCAAGGTACCCGTCGATAGACCCTACCCCGTACATGTTCCCAAGCCTGTGCCTTACCCAGTAGAAAAGCCCGTGCCTTACCCAGTAGAGAAGCCAGTGCCTTACCCCGTCAAGGTGCACGTCGACCGCCCCGTGCCCGTGCACGTCGAGAAACCCGTGCCGTACCCCGTCAAGGTGCCTTACCCAGCGCCCTACCCCGTCGAGAAGCACATCCCGTACCCAGTGGAAAAGCACGTGCCATACCCCGTCAAAGTACCCGTAGACAGGCCGTACCCAGTCCACATCGAAAGGCACGTACCCGTCCACGTCGAGAAGCCCGTGCCTTACCCCGTTAAGGTTCCAGTGCCGGTCGTCGTCGGTCACGGACACGAGTATGGACATCATGGTAGCTACTAG